From the Lepisosteus oculatus isolate fLepOcu1 chromosome 1, fLepOcu1.hap2, whole genome shotgun sequence genome, one window contains:
- the LOC102698746 gene encoding polypeptide N-acetylgalactosaminyltransferase 6-like: MRLFLRRRTSLLKLAVLGGAIFLITLVILYRDVGGGTSSQEPWLRELAERKERMIDMMMGAVNNLRDSIPRFQIRAPQPEEERTARPGEAERCAPGFYSQAELKPVLPRPPQDPSALGADGKAFQMQGLSKEEEKEKEEGMQRHCFNQFASDRISLHRSLGEDTRPLECVERKFRRCPPLPSTSVIIVFHNEAWSTLLRTVYSVLHSSPAALLKEVILVDDASTADHLKSQLEDYVKQLGIVHVVRQLERKGLITARLLGAQRATGEVLTFLDAHCECFHGWLEPLLARIAEEPTAVVSPDITTIDLNTFQFGKPSPSTRAHNRGNFDWSLGFGWEAIPEHERRRRKDETYPVKTPTFAGGLFSISKSYFEHIGTYDEQMEIWGGENVEMSFRVWQCGGQLEIIPCSVVGHVFRTKSPHTFPKGTQVITRNQVRLAEVWMDGYKEIFYRRNQNAAKMAKEHAFGDISERLELRERLQCKNFTWYLNTVYPEAFVPDLSPALFGAVKNLGTESCLDVGENNQGGKPLIMYTCHGMGGNQYFEYTSHKELRHNIGRQLCVHGAGGPVRVEECQLKGRGTSVAPEQLWVLTPDKFIRNPASGLCLTLLNSQPSLGQCDPSQPSQRWAFS; this comes from the exons ATGAGGCTGTTTCTACGGCGACGCACCTCCCTTCTGAAGCTGGCTGTACTGGGGGGGGCCATCTTCCTCATCACCCTGGTCATTCTGTACCGGGACGTGGGAGGCGGGACTTCCTCCCAGGAGCCCTGGCTGAGGGAGCTGGCCGAAAGGAAGGAGCGGATGATTGACATGATGATGGGCGCCGTCAACAACCTGCGCGACTCCATTCCGCGGTTCCAGATCCGCGCCCCCCAGCCGGAGGAGGAGCGCACGGCCCGCCCTGGGGAGGCCGAGCGCTGCGCTCCCGGGTTCTACAGCCAGGCCGAGCTGAAGCCTGTTCTGCCACGTCCGCCGCAGGACCCTAGCGCCCTGGGGGCCGATGGGAAGGCCTTCCAGATGCAGGGGCTCTCCAAAgaagaggagaaggagaaggaggagggcaTGCAGAGACACTGCTTCAACCAGTTCGCCAGCGATCGCATCTCACTGCATCGCAGCCTGGGGGAGGACACGAGGCCACTGGA GTGTGTGGAGCGCAAGTTCCGCCGCTGCCCGCCGCTGCCCAGCACCAGCGTGATCATCGTGTTCCACAACGAGGCCTGGTCCACCCTGCTGCGCACCGTCTACAGCGTCCTGCACAGCTCTCCCGCCGCGCTGCTGAAGGAGGTCATCCTGGTGGACGACGCCAGCACCGCAG ATCACCTGAAGAGCCAGCTGGAGGATTACGTGAAGCAGCTGGGGATCGTGCACGTGGTGCGGCAGCTGGAGAGGAAGGGGTTAATCACGGCCAGGCTGCTGGGGGCGCAGCGGGCCACGGGCGAGGTGCTCACCTTCCTGGATGCCCACT GCGAGTGTTTCCACGGCTGGCTGGAGCCGCTGCTGGCGCGGATCGCCGAGGAGCCCACGGCCGTGGTGAGCCCCGACATCACCACCATCGACCTCAACACCTTCCAGTTCGGCAAGCCCTCCCCCAGCACCCGGGCCCACAACCGGGGCAACTTCGACTGGAGCCTGGGCTTCGGCTGGGAGGCCATCCCCGAGCACGAGCGGAGGCGGCGCAAGGACGAGACCTACCCCGTCAA GACCCCCACCTTCGCCGGCGGACTCTTCTCCATCTCCAAGTCCTACTTTGAGCACATCGGCACCTATGACGAGCAGATGGAGATTTGGGGTGGGGAGAATGTGGAGATGTCCTTCAGG GTGTGGCAGTGTGGTGGCCAGCTTGAGATCATCCCGTGCTCTGTGGTGGGACACGTGTTTCGCACCAAGAGCCCGCACACCTTTCCCAAGGGCACGCAGGTCATCACGCGCAACCAGGTGAGGCTGGCCGAAGTCTGGATGGACGGCTACAAGGAGATCTTCTACCGTCGCAACCAGAACGCCGCCAAAATGGCCAAAGAG CACGCCTTCGGCGACATCTCAGAGCGGctggagctgagagagaggctgCAGTGCAAGAACTTCACCTGGTACCTGAACACGGTCTACCCCGAGGCCTTCGTCCCCGACCTCAGCCCAGCGCTGTTCGGAGCG GTGAAGAACTTGGGCACGGAGAGCTGTCTGGACGTGGGCGAGAACAACCAGGGTGGCAAACCTCTCATCATGTACACCTGCCATGGCATGGGCGGCAACCAG TACTTCGAGTACACCTCCCACAAGGAGCTGCGCCACAACATCGGCAGGCAGCTGTGCGTGCACGGCGCGGGGGGGCCCGTGCGGGTCGAGGAGTGCCAGCTGAAGGGGCGCGGCACCAGCGTGGCGCCTGAGCAGCTCTGGGTGCTCACCCCG GACAAGTTTATCAGAAACCCCGCCTCTGGCCTGTGCCTGACCCTCCTGAACAGCCAGCCCAGCCTGGGCCAGTGTGACCCCAGCCAGCCCAGCCAGCGGTGGGCCTTCAGCTGA